One Curtobacterium sp. MCLR17_032 genomic window carries:
- a CDS encoding DUF4396 domain-containing protein has protein sequence MSGHSDDMSGHGTTTWSMAAQATLHCLTGCAIGEVLGMVIGTATGLHNVGTVVLSIVLAFVFGYALTMRGVLRSGLSLGAALRVALAADTVSIAVMEVIDNTVVVAIPGALDAQLDQWLFWGSLALSLALAFVVTTPVNRALMRRGLGHAKVHAHH, from the coding sequence GTGAGCGGGCACAGCGACGACATGAGCGGCCACGGCACCACCACGTGGTCGATGGCAGCCCAGGCCACCCTGCACTGCCTGACCGGGTGCGCGATCGGCGAGGTCCTCGGCATGGTGATCGGCACCGCGACCGGGCTCCACAACGTCGGCACCGTGGTGCTGTCGATCGTGCTGGCGTTCGTCTTCGGCTACGCCCTGACCATGCGCGGGGTGCTCCGCTCCGGCCTGTCGCTCGGCGCCGCACTGCGGGTCGCGCTCGCCGCCGACACGGTGTCGATCGCGGTGATGGAGGTCATCGACAACACGGTCGTGGTCGCGATCCCGGGCGCCCTCGACGCGCAGCTCGACCAGTGGTTGTTCTGGGGCTCGCTCGCGCTGTCCCTCGCCCTGGCCTTCGTCGTCACGACGCCGGTCAACCGGGCGCTGATGCGCCGCGGGCTCGGCCACGCGAAGGTGCACGCGCACCACTGA
- a CDS encoding Dabb family protein: protein MTEIVHVVLVDWDGEDGTAPERASALVAEHLPTIDGVVSVTSGPSVSPEGLEGGFDWALVVRFRDAAARDAYLPHPAHQPVADHIGARSARVVVFDVAG, encoded by the coding sequence ATGACCGAGATCGTGCACGTGGTGCTCGTGGACTGGGACGGCGAGGACGGCACCGCGCCGGAACGCGCGAGCGCCCTGGTCGCCGAACACCTGCCGACCATCGACGGCGTCGTGTCCGTCACCTCCGGGCCGAGTGTCAGCCCCGAGGGGCTCGAGGGCGGCTTCGACTGGGCGCTCGTCGTCCGGTTCCGCGACGCCGCCGCCCGGGACGCCTACCTGCCCCACCCGGCGCACCAGCCGGTGGCGGACCACATCGGGGCGCGGAGTGCGCGGGTGGTCGTCTTCGACGTCGCGGGCTGA
- a CDS encoding VOC family protein, with protein sequence MASGVAAVWVPVSDMERAVAFYRDTLGLTVTDQSDDWSEIDAGGLMIGLNGRESASQSSDGGAVVSFQPDGSIEDEVASLKERGADIQGEISEHPWGKIIPFKDSEGNDLQLYSPPQG encoded by the coding sequence ATGGCAAGTGGAGTCGCAGCAGTCTGGGTCCCGGTCAGCGACATGGAGCGCGCCGTCGCGTTCTACCGCGACACGCTCGGTCTCACGGTCACGGACCAGTCCGACGACTGGAGCGAGATCGACGCCGGTGGGCTGATGATCGGCCTCAACGGACGCGAGTCTGCCAGCCAGTCGAGCGACGGCGGCGCGGTCGTCTCGTTCCAGCCGGACGGCAGCATCGAGGACGAGGTGGCCTCGCTCAAGGAGCGCGGTGCGGACATCCAGGGCGAGATCAGCGAGCACCCGTGGGGCAAGATCATCCCCTTCAAGGACAGCGAGGGCAACGACCTGCAGCTGTACTCGCCGCCGCAGGGCTGA
- a CDS encoding NAD(P)/FAD-dependent oxidoreductase, translating into MQAVIVGGGIAGFAAAVALHRAGADPIVLERTAGFADDVGSWLQVASNGVAALRELGLGAAVSAIGVPTPRLQTFDPRGRLTADLPLGLQDDGATTRSLDRADLYRLLRTEVQRRGITIVTGARVLSAVDEGNRASVLTETSERFTADVVIGADGVGSAVRRTFGGHGPGPDAATSREVLAPVVSIGGTYSGSGLTDAEAGTTGTLQFRFGRDCFVSTMRVDASTVMWFANPRLSTVAGGVDVAVGMSGPEWVAELPRLVGRDVLPLAALSAGSRSVDVWASRTTPRPVRWGRGRVVLIGDAAHAIPPTAGQGASLALEDAVVLGSLVAGGAPATTLAIRMQELRSRRVDAITRQGELLDKSKTLGVVGSALRDRLVLPGAALAARRARVGPAAWMYRFDPST; encoded by the coding sequence ATGCAAGCAGTCATCGTCGGGGGCGGGATCGCCGGCTTCGCCGCCGCCGTCGCCCTGCATCGAGCCGGGGCCGACCCGATCGTCCTGGAGCGCACCGCCGGGTTCGCGGACGATGTCGGATCGTGGTTGCAGGTCGCCAGCAACGGAGTCGCAGCGTTGCGCGAACTCGGTCTCGGAGCGGCCGTGTCGGCGATCGGGGTCCCGACGCCGCGACTGCAGACGTTCGACCCGCGCGGACGTCTGACCGCGGACCTCCCGCTCGGGCTGCAGGACGACGGAGCGACGACGCGTTCGCTGGACCGAGCCGATCTCTACCGGCTACTCCGCACGGAGGTGCAACGGCGAGGCATCACGATCGTCACCGGAGCACGTGTGCTCAGCGCCGTCGACGAGGGGAACCGGGCGAGCGTGCTCACCGAGACGTCCGAGCGCTTCACGGCGGACGTCGTCATCGGTGCGGACGGTGTCGGCTCTGCCGTCCGACGCACCTTCGGAGGCCACGGACCCGGGCCGGACGCCGCGACGTCGCGGGAGGTCCTGGCCCCGGTCGTCAGCATCGGCGGCACGTACTCCGGCAGCGGACTCACCGACGCCGAGGCCGGGACCACCGGAACGCTGCAGTTCCGGTTCGGCAGGGACTGCTTCGTCAGCACGATGCGGGTCGACGCGTCGACCGTCATGTGGTTCGCGAACCCACGCCTCAGCACGGTGGCCGGAGGCGTGGACGTCGCCGTGGGCATGAGCGGCCCGGAGTGGGTCGCGGAGCTCCCGCGGCTCGTCGGGCGGGACGTCCTCCCGCTCGCGGCGCTGTCGGCGGGTTCGCGGAGCGTCGACGTGTGGGCGTCCCGGACCACCCCGCGTCCGGTGCGGTGGGGGCGCGGTCGGGTGGTCCTGATCGGGGACGCGGCGCACGCGATCCCGCCGACCGCGGGGCAAGGCGCTTCCCTGGCGCTCGAGGACGCCGTCGTCCTCGGTTCACTGGTCGCCGGTGGAGCCCCGGCGACGACCCTCGCGATACGGATGCAGGAGCTGCGGAGCCGCCGTGTCGATGCCATCACACGGCAGGGGGAGCTGCTGGACAAGAGCAAGACACTCGGCGTGGTGGGGTCGGCGCTCCGCGATCGGCTGGTCCTGCCCGGCGCTGCGTTGGCGGCACGCCGAGCGCGCGTGGGACCGGCGGCGTGGATGTACCGGTTCGATCCGTCGACCTGA
- a CDS encoding heavy metal translocating P-type ATPase, with product MATTTPAPVELAIEGMTCASCANRIERKLNRMPGVSATVNYATETATVSLPDGTAVDDAIATVEQAGYGARRPEPAQPDVDALAPLRRRLVVSTVLAVPVVALSMVPAFQFPWWQWVALVLAAPVATWGAWPFHRAAALNARHGSATMDTLVSLGIVAAGLWSLWALVFGGAGGPDMHMTFAFTAPRGAAPEPYLEVAAAVTVFLLAGRYAEGRAKTRSSAALRALLALGASTARVLRDGREVEVPAASLRVGERFVVRPGERIATDGTVVDGTSAVDTSVMTGESVPVEVGPGTAVTGATVNVGGLLTVEAVRVGADTELARIGTLVTQAQTGKADVQRLADRVSGVFVPVVLGLAALTLVGWLVLTGDVEAALTAAVATLVIACPCALGLATPTALLVGTGRGSQLGILIRGPQVLEATRRIDTVLLDKTGTVTTGTMRVTEVLPAAGEDADAVLRAAAAAESGSEHPIARAVVTAGADRAGSETRPESFASTAGLGVQALVDGMLVLVGRPSWLRDAWSVTMPGSLSTAATEAETAGRTTVAVAWDGRVRGLVVVEDTVAPGAAEAVRRLHELGLDTMLLTGDAAGVAERVAAEVGIDRVTAGVRPEDKYRIVTELQAAGRTVAMVGDGVNDAAALAAADLGIAMGTGTDAAVEAADITLVRADLRAAVDAVRLSRRTLRTIRTNLFWAFAYNVAAIPLAMAGLMNPVIAGAAMALSSVFVLTNSLRLRRFRSVDASTR from the coding sequence GTGGCGACGACGACCCCGGCTCCGGTCGAGCTCGCGATCGAGGGCATGACGTGCGCCTCGTGCGCGAACCGCATCGAGCGCAAGCTCAACCGGATGCCGGGCGTCTCCGCGACCGTGAACTACGCCACCGAGACCGCGACGGTCTCGCTGCCCGACGGCACCGCGGTCGACGACGCCATCGCCACCGTCGAGCAGGCCGGCTACGGCGCCCGCCGCCCCGAGCCCGCGCAGCCCGACGTGGACGCCCTGGCGCCGCTCCGCCGACGCCTGGTGGTCTCCACGGTCCTGGCGGTCCCGGTCGTCGCGCTGTCGATGGTGCCGGCGTTCCAGTTCCCGTGGTGGCAGTGGGTCGCACTCGTGCTCGCCGCCCCGGTGGCGACCTGGGGGGCCTGGCCGTTCCACCGCGCCGCAGCCCTGAACGCCCGCCACGGATCCGCGACGATGGACACCCTCGTCAGCCTGGGCATCGTTGCCGCCGGGCTCTGGTCCCTCTGGGCGCTGGTGTTCGGCGGTGCCGGCGGACCCGACATGCACATGACCTTCGCGTTCACCGCCCCCCGCGGTGCCGCCCCGGAGCCGTACCTCGAGGTCGCGGCCGCCGTGACGGTGTTCCTGCTCGCCGGCCGGTACGCCGAGGGCCGAGCGAAGACCCGGTCGAGCGCCGCCCTCCGCGCCCTGCTCGCCCTCGGTGCCAGCACGGCCCGGGTGCTCCGTGACGGCCGCGAGGTCGAGGTCCCGGCCGCGTCCCTCCGCGTCGGCGAGCGGTTCGTCGTCCGCCCCGGTGAACGCATCGCCACCGACGGCACCGTCGTCGACGGCACGAGCGCGGTCGACACCAGCGTCATGACCGGGGAGAGCGTCCCCGTCGAGGTCGGTCCGGGCACCGCGGTGACCGGTGCGACCGTCAACGTCGGCGGCCTGCTCACCGTCGAGGCCGTCCGGGTCGGCGCGGACACCGAGCTCGCCCGGATCGGCACGCTCGTGACCCAGGCGCAGACCGGCAAGGCCGACGTCCAGCGCCTGGCCGACCGGGTCTCCGGCGTCTTCGTCCCCGTCGTGCTCGGACTCGCCGCCCTGACCCTGGTCGGGTGGCTCGTGCTCACGGGCGACGTCGAGGCCGCCCTGACCGCCGCGGTCGCGACCCTCGTCATCGCCTGCCCCTGCGCGCTCGGGCTCGCGACGCCGACCGCGCTGCTGGTCGGCACCGGTCGTGGGTCGCAGCTCGGTATCCTGATCCGCGGGCCGCAGGTCCTCGAGGCCACCCGCCGCATCGACACCGTCCTGCTCGACAAGACCGGCACGGTCACCACCGGCACCATGCGCGTGACCGAGGTCCTGCCCGCCGCGGGCGAGGACGCCGACGCCGTCCTCCGTGCCGCGGCCGCCGCCGAGTCCGGGTCCGAGCACCCGATCGCCCGCGCGGTCGTCACCGCAGGCGCCGACCGCGCCGGCTCCGAGACCCGTCCCGAGTCGTTCGCGTCCACCGCCGGACTCGGTGTCCAGGCACTCGTGGACGGCATGCTGGTCCTGGTCGGCCGCCCGTCCTGGCTCCGCGACGCCTGGTCGGTCACCATGCCCGGGTCCCTGTCCACCGCGGCGACCGAGGCCGAGACCGCCGGACGGACCACCGTCGCCGTCGCCTGGGACGGCCGGGTCCGCGGGCTCGTCGTCGTCGAGGACACCGTCGCGCCCGGAGCCGCCGAAGCCGTCCGTCGGCTGCACGAGCTCGGCCTCGACACCATGCTCCTCACCGGGGACGCCGCCGGGGTCGCGGAGCGCGTCGCTGCCGAGGTCGGCATCGACCGGGTCACCGCCGGCGTCCGACCGGAGGACAAGTACCGGATCGTCACCGAGCTGCAGGCGGCCGGCCGGACCGTCGCGATGGTGGGCGACGGCGTGAACGACGCCGCCGCACTCGCCGCCGCGGACCTCGGCATCGCGATGGGCACCGGCACGGACGCCGCCGTCGAGGCCGCCGACATCACCCTGGTGCGTGCCGACCTGAGGGCCGCGGTGGACGCCGTCCGGCTGTCGCGCCGGACCCTCCGCACCATCCGGACGAACCTGTTCTGGGCCTTCGCCTACAACGTCGCCGCGATCCCGCTCGCGATGGCCGGGCTGATGAACCCCGTCATCGCCGGGGCAGCCATGGCGCTGTCGTCGGTCTTCGTGCTGACCAACAGCCTGCGGCTCCGCCGGTTCCGATCCGTCGACGCGAGCACCCGGTGA
- a CDS encoding heavy-metal-associated domain-containing protein: MTDQQTATYGIDGMTCEHCVMSIDEAFRELPGVTDVRVDLVAGGRSTATVTSTEPLDDTAVDAAVDEAGYTLAER, translated from the coding sequence ATGACCGACCAGCAGACCGCGACCTACGGCATCGACGGCATGACGTGCGAGCACTGCGTCATGAGCATCGACGAAGCCTTCCGGGAGCTGCCGGGCGTCACCGACGTGCGGGTCGACCTGGTCGCCGGCGGCCGTTCCACCGCGACCGTGACGAGCACCGAGCCGCTGGACGACACCGCCGTGGACGCCGCGGTGGACGAGGCTGGCTACACCCTGGCGGAGCGCTGA
- a CDS encoding AMP-binding protein has protein sequence MRTEPASAFRAARDVLLHARSDSAAARRDFRWPDVGETFNWAIDWFDVIAQGNDREALAIVEEDGRESHTTYAEMSARSDRLAARLHDLGVGKGDHVLLMLDNQLELWESMLAVMKVGAVILPTSTMLGAADLQDRVDRGQVAHVVTTLRETPKYAGVTGDFTRIVVGGSADGWTTYPDDLGEPAPADEWRPEVVTASDDPCLVYFTSGTTDKPKMVVHTQTSYPVGHLTTMYWIGLRPGDVHLAISSPGWGKHAWSCFFAPWIAEATVFVHNQERFDPAALLHQLERAEVTSFCAPPTVWRLLIQADLGARPRALREVVSAGEPLNPEVIRLVEEAWGRTIRDGYGQTETTAIVGNAPGDTVRPGAMGHGLPGIAIELLDPVTGEAGVTEGEVCLDLTTRPVNLMAGYLGAPERTDDALRGGYFHTGDVATRHEDGSLTFVGRTDDVFKSSDYKVSPFEVESALLQHPAVAESAVVPAPHESRLNVVKAYVTLAAGWEPTAETARSILAHARTAMPAWQRVRRLEFGALPKTVSGKIRRVELRAREQEAAGGPPVAGEWRDDQFDGLRTGRRED, from the coding sequence ATGCGCACCGAACCCGCCTCCGCCTTCCGCGCCGCCCGAGACGTCCTGCTGCACGCCCGCTCCGACAGTGCGGCCGCGCGGCGTGACTTCCGCTGGCCCGACGTCGGCGAGACGTTCAACTGGGCGATCGACTGGTTCGACGTCATCGCGCAGGGCAACGACCGTGAAGCGCTCGCGATCGTCGAGGAGGACGGCCGCGAGTCGCACACCACCTACGCCGAGATGTCTGCCCGATCGGACCGGCTGGCGGCTCGGTTGCACGACCTGGGCGTCGGCAAGGGCGACCACGTCCTGCTCATGCTCGACAACCAGCTCGAGCTCTGGGAGTCGATGCTCGCCGTGATGAAGGTCGGCGCCGTGATCCTGCCGACCTCGACCATGCTCGGCGCCGCGGACCTGCAGGACCGCGTCGACCGCGGTCAGGTGGCCCACGTGGTGACCACGCTCCGCGAGACCCCGAAGTACGCCGGCGTCACGGGCGACTTCACGCGCATCGTCGTCGGCGGCAGCGCGGACGGCTGGACGACCTACCCGGACGACCTCGGCGAACCGGCACCGGCTGACGAATGGCGTCCGGAGGTCGTCACCGCGTCCGACGACCCCTGCCTGGTGTACTTCACGTCGGGGACGACCGACAAGCCGAAGATGGTCGTGCACACGCAGACCTCGTACCCGGTCGGGCACCTGACGACGATGTACTGGATCGGTCTGCGGCCCGGCGACGTGCACCTGGCGATCAGTTCGCCCGGCTGGGGCAAGCACGCCTGGAGCTGCTTCTTCGCCCCGTGGATCGCCGAGGCCACCGTCTTCGTGCACAACCAGGAGCGCTTCGACCCGGCCGCCCTGCTGCACCAGCTGGAGCGGGCCGAGGTCACCTCGTTCTGTGCCCCGCCGACCGTGTGGCGCCTGCTCATCCAGGCCGACCTCGGCGCCCGTCCGCGTGCGCTCCGTGAGGTCGTCTCCGCCGGCGAGCCCCTGAACCCCGAGGTGATCCGCCTGGTCGAGGAGGCCTGGGGTCGGACCATCCGTGACGGCTACGGGCAGACCGAGACCACCGCGATCGTGGGCAACGCCCCGGGCGACACCGTCCGTCCGGGGGCGATGGGCCACGGCCTGCCCGGCATCGCGATCGAGCTCCTCGACCCGGTCACGGGCGAGGCCGGCGTCACCGAGGGCGAGGTCTGCCTCGACCTGACGACCCGCCCCGTCAACCTGATGGCCGGGTACCTCGGCGCCCCGGAGCGGACCGACGACGCCCTGCGGGGTGGGTACTTCCACACCGGTGACGTCGCGACCCGGCACGAGGACGGCTCGCTGACCTTCGTCGGCCGGACCGACGACGTCTTCAAGTCCTCCGACTACAAGGTGTCGCCGTTCGAGGTGGAGAGCGCTCTGCTCCAGCACCCCGCGGTCGCCGAGTCCGCGGTCGTCCCGGCTCCGCACGAGTCCCGGCTCAACGTCGTCAAGGCGTACGTCACGCTCGCGGCCGGGTGGGAACCGACGGCCGAGACCGCGCGGAGCATCCTGGCCCATGCCCGCACCGCGATGCCCGCCTGGCAGCGCGTCCGCCGGCTGGAGTTCGGCGCGCTGCCGAAGACGGTGTCGGGGAAGATCCGCCGGGTCGAGCTCCGCGCCCGCGAGCAGGAGGCCGCCGGTGGTCCGCCGGTCGCGGGGGAGTGGCGCGACGACCAGTTCGACGGCCTGCGCACCGGCCGACGCGAGGACTGA
- a CDS encoding DUF4383 domain-containing protein: MTTNASARSGYGTTLTQKGALLFGVVFIIVGIAGFIPGLTMDMGTMSVGGNDSMAKLLGIFQVSVLHNIVHLLFGIVGLLAARSHGFARQYLLIGGIVYAVLFIYGLFTAGMASAANFVPLNVADNVLHLVLAVAMILLGIVLPRAGARTAR, encoded by the coding sequence ATGACCACCAACGCATCCGCACGCTCCGGCTACGGCACCACGCTCACCCAGAAGGGCGCGCTGCTCTTCGGTGTCGTCTTCATCATCGTCGGCATCGCCGGCTTCATCCCCGGCCTGACGATGGACATGGGCACCATGTCGGTCGGCGGCAACGACTCGATGGCCAAGCTGCTCGGCATCTTCCAGGTGTCCGTCCTGCACAACATCGTCCACCTGCTGTTCGGCATCGTCGGCCTGCTCGCCGCCCGCTCGCACGGCTTCGCCCGCCAGTACCTGCTCATCGGCGGCATCGTCTACGCCGTGCTCTTCATCTACGGCCTGTTCACGGCCGGCATGGCCAGCGCCGCGAACTTCGTGCCGCTGAACGTCGCCGACAACGTGCTGCACCTGGTCCTCGCCGTCGCGATGATCCTGCTCGGCATCGTCCTGCCGCGCGCCGGGGCCCGCACCGCCCGCTGA
- a CDS encoding metal-sensitive transcriptional regulator — translation MSEETAETAHHEPTHHHGYISAKDDYRKRLRRIEGQARGLQRMVEDEEYCIDILTQVSAMTKALQAVSMGLLEDHLRHCVTDAVARGGDEAEAKIQEATLAIKRLVRS, via the coding sequence ATGAGCGAAGAGACAGCGGAGACCGCGCACCACGAGCCCACGCACCACCACGGCTACATCTCCGCGAAGGACGACTACCGCAAGCGCCTGCGCCGGATCGAGGGCCAGGCCCGCGGGCTGCAGCGCATGGTGGAGGACGAGGAGTACTGCATCGACATCCTCACCCAGGTGTCCGCGATGACGAAGGCACTGCAGGCGGTGTCGATGGGGCTGCTCGAGGACCACCTGCGCCACTGCGTCACCGACGCGGTCGCCCGGGGTGGCGACGAGGCCGAAGCGAAGATCCAGGAAGCCACACTGGCCATCAAGCGCCTGGTCCGGTCCTGA
- a CDS encoding BLUF domain-containing protein, which translates to MLSLIYSSVATDSFDDADLAGLLSQSRTANEQNDVTGMLLFRNGYFLQLLEGPDAAVRAKMATIKTDPRHTKVTMLLEDVIEERQFPQRTMAFAPTSETDLQDVPGYRSTFDDVESISAETPAPDAVPSNASPALRELIRWFQARPDRFRTAG; encoded by the coding sequence ATGCTGTCGCTGATCTACTCGAGCGTCGCGACGGACTCGTTCGACGACGCCGACCTTGCCGGCCTGCTCTCGCAGAGCCGCACCGCCAACGAGCAGAACGACGTGACCGGGATGCTGCTGTTCCGGAACGGGTACTTCCTGCAGCTGCTCGAGGGCCCGGACGCCGCCGTGCGCGCCAAGATGGCCACGATCAAGACCGACCCGCGGCACACGAAGGTGACGATGCTGCTCGAGGACGTCATCGAGGAGCGGCAGTTCCCGCAGCGGACGATGGCGTTCGCGCCGACCTCCGAGACCGACCTGCAGGACGTGCCCGGCTACCGCTCCACGTTCGACGACGTCGAGTCGATCTCCGCCGAGACCCCCGCCCCGGACGCAGTACCCTCGAACGCCTCACCGGCACTCCGTGAGCTGATCCGGTGGTTCCAGGCGCGACCGGACCGGTTCCGCACCGCCGGCTGA